One region of Vallitalea okinawensis genomic DNA includes:
- a CDS encoding aldo/keto reductase: MNYKHFSKVEEALSVIGLGTWQFAGAGDWPEFNKEDAIRIIHEAIDSGINFIDTAPVYGLGHSEKVVGEAIKNKRDQVFLATKCGLVWDDQNRVTNNLKADSLNEEIDASLKRLHVDHIDLYQIHWPDPNTDIRETMEALRSIQEQGKIKYIGVSNFSEEMMKEAMTIADVVSHQGLYNMLEQNATSYHNIPLQYRVKDSLLNFLDNNGQFFLPYSPLMQGLLAGKTEFDKGAVSSNPELQNGQLDKHLETIKGIGTIIDKPIHEIALNWLVSQKTVGPVIAGCTKSRHLHSNLSALNWTMDEEMMNELNNLI; this comes from the coding sequence ATGAATTATAAACATTTTTCTAAAGTAGAAGAAGCTTTATCCGTCATTGGATTAGGAACTTGGCAATTTGCAGGTGCTGGTGATTGGCCTGAATTTAATAAAGAGGATGCTATTCGTATTATTCATGAAGCCATTGATTCAGGCATCAATTTTATAGATACGGCTCCTGTTTATGGCTTAGGTCATTCAGAAAAAGTTGTGGGTGAGGCCATCAAGAATAAAAGAGATCAGGTTTTTCTTGCAACTAAATGTGGTTTAGTTTGGGATGATCAGAACAGAGTAACCAATAACTTAAAAGCTGACAGCCTTAATGAGGAAATTGATGCAAGTTTAAAAAGATTACATGTGGATCACATTGATCTCTATCAAATCCACTGGCCTGATCCTAATACAGATATTAGAGAAACCATGGAAGCATTGAGAAGCATTCAAGAGCAAGGTAAAATTAAATATATTGGTGTAAGTAACTTTTCTGAAGAGATGATGAAAGAAGCTATGACTATTGCTGATGTTGTTTCTCACCAAGGTTTATATAACATGTTAGAGCAAAATGCAACTTCTTATCATAATATTCCTTTACAGTATAGAGTTAAGGATTCTTTATTGAATTTCTTAGACAATAATGGTCAGTTCTTCTTACCATATAGTCCTTTAATGCAAGGATTATTAGCAGGAAAAACAGAGTTTGATAAGGGTGCTGTAAGTTCTAACCCAGAGCTACAAAATGGTCAATTAGATAAGCATTTAGAAACGATTAAGGGCATTGGAACAATCATTGATAAACCTATTCATGAGATAGCCCTTAACTGGCTTGTTTCACAAAAAACTGTTGGACCAGTTATCGCTGGTTGCACTAAATCAAGACATCTTCACTCTAATCTATCAGCATTGAATTGGACTATGGATGAAGAGATGATGAATGAACTAAATAATTTAATATAA